The following coding sequences are from one Geothrix sp. window:
- the pilM gene encoding type IV pilus assembly protein PilM, whose translation MGLFGSKTKSLVGLDIGSSSVKVCELQQMGKGSNIRYRLQKLGQVALPADAIVDGDIMDSNAVASAIRQALAEQKIKAKEVAISVSGQQVMVKKVTFPLMSQAELAESVRWEAESFFPAGQGLDSYALDYYLIEERAGEGNMDVVLVACRKDKLEAYVSCVAQAGCSPKVVDVDVFAVQNAYEINTMGAGRDEVVALVNMGATFTNLTMMVGGKSVFWRDMAWGSGRYSEKLSEDWGVSREAAERLKRNQASEGREPEEVQPSINAVSDAFADELTRTLDFFKSSFKVDRLDRVLVCGGGSMIHGLMDVLSDRLRVSVDRFNPFQLIEVDGRTEDPVTVREIGGGAAVVVGLAMRQVGDR comes from the coding sequence GTGGGTCTTTTCGGAAGCAAAACCAAAAGTCTTGTCGGCTTGGATATTGGTTCCAGCTCTGTGAAAGTCTGTGAACTTCAACAGATGGGGAAGGGAAGCAACATCCGCTATCGGCTCCAGAAACTGGGGCAGGTGGCTCTGCCGGCTGATGCCATCGTGGACGGCGACATCATGGATAGCAACGCTGTGGCGTCGGCTATCCGCCAGGCCCTCGCAGAACAGAAAATCAAAGCCAAGGAAGTGGCCATTTCCGTGTCAGGCCAGCAGGTGATGGTCAAAAAAGTGACATTTCCCCTGATGAGCCAAGCCGAATTGGCCGAATCCGTCCGCTGGGAGGCCGAGAGCTTCTTCCCGGCCGGGCAGGGATTGGATTCCTACGCCCTCGATTACTACCTGATCGAGGAGCGGGCCGGCGAAGGCAACATGGATGTGGTCCTTGTCGCCTGTCGGAAAGACAAGCTCGAAGCCTACGTCAGCTGCGTGGCCCAGGCCGGCTGCAGCCCGAAGGTCGTGGACGTGGATGTCTTTGCCGTCCAGAACGCCTATGAAATCAATACGATGGGGGCCGGACGGGACGAGGTCGTCGCCCTGGTGAACATGGGTGCGACATTCACCAACCTCACCATGATGGTGGGGGGCAAGTCCGTGTTCTGGCGGGACATGGCCTGGGGAAGCGGCCGATATTCCGAGAAGCTCTCCGAGGACTGGGGCGTGAGTCGCGAGGCCGCCGAGCGTCTGAAGCGGAACCAGGCTTCCGAGGGCCGGGAGCCCGAGGAAGTGCAGCCCTCCATCAATGCGGTCTCGGATGCCTTCGCCGACGAGCTGACGCGGACCCTGGACTTCTTCAAGAGCAGCTTCAAGGTGGACCGCCTCGACCGGGTGCTGGTCTGTGGCGGCGGCTCCATGATTCACGGCCTGATGGATGTGCTGAGCGATCGGCTCCGCGTGTCTGTGGACCGGTTCAATCCCTTCCAGCTCATCGAAGTCGATGGTCGCACCGAGGATCCCGTGACGGTCCGTGAGATCGGCGGCGGCGCCGCCGTCGTCGTCGGGCTGGCCATGCGCCAAGTGGGGGACCGATGA
- the pilQ gene encoding type IV pilus secretin PilQ: protein MNARLSSLLVAGGVVLAGIHTGSLHASPALEAAARKAVLVSTSMEADGPGAKVFLRVTGMTSQPGVQVLANPHRVVLDLHGVDRGTTVTRKDLAQLAHPLILKTRLAQFATDPKPVTRLVLEVAPGTQVLVGSSPEGVQLHLTPGEGRVQARFDGAIQPILLPAAAVELAAMTTAPAAAIAPLPEKAAPRPLAALPAVGGSFQLLPQLAVSTALPVASPEAVQTPEAEKPHAQAPAPSRAGGRTLGEGLTKYSGSKITIDLQNTEIRDFLRILADTGKLNLVMDPDVQGNFGFKFTDTPWDQVLDVVLKNAGLGKEIQNGVLRVAKVDKLQKEEEERKKLDETKALAGELQTITRPLSYAKVSEVQKILKDMLTKRGSAILDDRTNTLIITDLPRNISVIDDLLQTLDVQIQQVQIEARVVEANKNWQREFGVKWPQSNNGSVAITSGSTSTGTPWVGSSSPFWNGVQGFNRPASGQDASIAWSPGKDGATSITAPAGELWLSFLSNRFSINAVLQAMEKDGTLKIVSSPKVVTQNNKKATILSGQKIPYPTQQGGAQGGAITVAFIDANLQLDVTPQITSEGTIIMDLKIEKAEADFTRTVQGTPTILRKAIETQVLVRDGGTAVLGGVYITSTSTGTTGVPFLSKIPLIGFLFRNDTKQDQNVELLIFITPRVLRQ, encoded by the coding sequence ATGAATGCTCGCCTGAGTTCCTTGCTGGTTGCAGGGGGCGTGGTCCTGGCGGGGATCCACACCGGGTCCCTCCACGCGTCACCTGCTCTTGAAGCCGCGGCGCGGAAGGCCGTCCTGGTGTCCACGTCCATGGAAGCCGACGGTCCAGGTGCCAAGGTGTTCCTCAGGGTGACCGGGATGACCTCCCAGCCCGGAGTGCAGGTCCTGGCCAATCCCCACCGGGTGGTACTGGACCTTCATGGCGTGGATCGTGGCACCACGGTCACCCGGAAGGACCTTGCCCAGCTGGCTCACCCCCTGATCCTGAAGACCCGCCTCGCCCAGTTCGCCACGGATCCCAAGCCGGTGACCCGCCTGGTCCTGGAAGTCGCTCCCGGGACCCAGGTCCTGGTCGGATCCAGCCCCGAAGGGGTGCAGCTCCACCTGACGCCGGGTGAAGGCCGTGTCCAGGCCCGTTTCGACGGGGCCATCCAGCCGATCCTCCTCCCTGCGGCCGCAGTGGAGCTCGCTGCCATGACGACGGCTCCCGCCGCGGCCATCGCTCCGCTGCCCGAGAAGGCCGCGCCCCGCCCCCTGGCCGCGCTGCCCGCAGTGGGCGGATCGTTCCAGCTGCTGCCCCAGCTTGCGGTCTCGACCGCGCTGCCCGTCGCGAGCCCCGAGGCCGTCCAGACCCCCGAGGCCGAGAAGCCCCATGCCCAGGCGCCGGCTCCCAGCCGGGCCGGCGGGCGGACCCTCGGCGAGGGCCTTACCAAGTATTCCGGTTCCAAGATCACCATCGACCTCCAGAACACCGAAATCCGCGACTTCCTCCGGATCCTGGCCGATACCGGCAAGCTCAACCTGGTCATGGACCCTGACGTGCAGGGCAACTTCGGCTTCAAGTTCACGGACACCCCCTGGGACCAGGTCCTGGATGTGGTCCTGAAGAATGCGGGGCTCGGCAAGGAGATCCAGAACGGCGTGCTGCGGGTCGCCAAGGTCGACAAGCTCCAGAAGGAAGAGGAAGAGCGCAAGAAGCTGGATGAGACCAAGGCCCTGGCCGGCGAGCTCCAGACCATCACGCGCCCCCTCTCCTATGCGAAGGTTTCGGAGGTCCAGAAGATCCTCAAGGACATGCTCACGAAGCGTGGCTCCGCGATCCTGGACGACCGCACCAACACCCTGATCATCACGGATCTCCCCCGCAACATCTCCGTCATCGACGACCTGCTCCAGACCCTGGACGTCCAGATCCAGCAGGTCCAGATCGAGGCCCGCGTGGTGGAGGCCAACAAGAACTGGCAGCGGGAATTCGGCGTCAAGTGGCCCCAGTCCAACAACGGATCGGTCGCCATCACCAGCGGTTCGACCTCCACGGGCACACCCTGGGTGGGAAGCTCCTCACCCTTCTGGAATGGCGTCCAGGGCTTCAACCGCCCAGCTTCCGGGCAGGATGCCTCCATCGCCTGGTCTCCTGGCAAGGACGGCGCCACCTCCATCACCGCTCCGGCGGGCGAACTGTGGCTCTCCTTCCTCAGCAACCGCTTCAGCATCAACGCGGTCCTGCAGGCCATGGAGAAGGATGGCACGCTCAAGATCGTCTCCTCCCCCAAGGTTGTCACCCAGAACAACAAGAAGGCCACCATCCTCAGTGGCCAGAAGATTCCCTACCCGACTCAGCAGGGCGGTGCCCAGGGCGGTGCCATCACGGTGGCCTTCATCGACGCGAACCTCCAGCTGGATGTGACGCCGCAGATCACCAGCGAAGGCACGATCATCATGGATCTGAAGATTGAGAAGGCGGAGGCCGATTTCACCCGGACGGTGCAAGGCACGCCGACCATCCTCCGCAAGGCCATCGAGACTCAGGTCCTGGTCAGGGATGGCGGCACTGCCGTGCTGGGCGGTGTCTACATCACCAGCACTTCAACGGGGACGACCGGCGTGCCCTTCCTGTCGAAGATCCCCCTCATCGGCTTCCTCTTCCGGAACGACACCAAGCAGGACCAGAACGTGGAATTGCTGATCTTCATCACGCCCCGCGTGTTGCGCCAGTAG
- a CDS encoding type 4a pilus biogenesis protein PilO encodes MNPQLQKQIGVGALVGIVLAGLVYFLLGGKRSDLEATNESVKILQAEVDKGKLLKASYEKLREEVAKQDKRIEELIKIMPSETDYGEIPYRIKKIADDAGIDQVSFSLKPERRDSYYTEKPVEFEFRVGFHSFGQFASLVSGYDKIINISNIEFTRKTDNRSVYPASVKCTISAFIYNPEPPPADPVKKPVAAAPKAGAKED; translated from the coding sequence ATGAATCCCCAACTTCAGAAACAAATTGGTGTGGGTGCGCTGGTCGGCATCGTCCTGGCCGGATTGGTCTACTTCCTCCTCGGCGGCAAGCGCTCCGACCTCGAAGCCACGAACGAAAGCGTGAAGATCCTCCAGGCTGAGGTGGACAAGGGCAAGCTGCTCAAGGCCAGCTACGAGAAGCTGCGCGAAGAGGTCGCCAAGCAGGACAAGCGGATCGAGGAACTGATCAAGATCATGCCTTCCGAGACGGACTACGGCGAGATCCCCTACCGCATCAAGAAGATCGCCGACGATGCGGGCATCGACCAGGTGTCCTTCTCGCTCAAGCCTGAGCGCAGGGATTCCTACTACACCGAGAAGCCGGTGGAATTCGAATTCCGCGTGGGGTTCCATTCCTTCGGCCAGTTCGCATCGCTGGTTTCCGGATACGACAAGATCATCAACATCTCGAACATCGAGTTCACCCGGAAAACCGATAACCGCAGTGTCTACCCTGCTTCCGTCAAGTGCACCATCAGTGCCTTCATCTACAATCCCGAGCCCCCTCCGGCTGACCCCGTGAAGAAGCCGGTCGCCGCCGCCCCCAAGGCCGGCGCCAAAGAGGATTGA
- a CDS encoding PilN domain-containing protein, whose amino-acid sequence MIKINLLGDALAQAGAKKGGDKASAEPVQVYTGEGGSRASLPIAGVVVGLIFAALGGVYYLWLNSEATKAEKKKADLDRDKKVYEPYIAQEKKYREKKEALQKKEEVMTALKRQQALPVHFIEELANSLPDDVWFKKIAQKGMIITIEGEGRNFESINAFYGNLQSRTRWFKKINYPGAKRGTSGAFEFTISFELQNAV is encoded by the coding sequence ATGATCAAGATCAACCTGCTCGGTGATGCGCTGGCCCAGGCCGGGGCGAAAAAGGGCGGTGACAAGGCCTCGGCCGAACCCGTCCAGGTGTATACGGGCGAGGGCGGTAGCCGGGCCAGCCTGCCCATCGCCGGCGTGGTGGTGGGTCTCATTTTCGCGGCCCTCGGGGGCGTCTACTACCTCTGGCTGAACAGTGAGGCCACCAAGGCCGAGAAGAAGAAGGCCGACCTCGACCGCGACAAGAAGGTGTACGAGCCCTACATCGCCCAGGAGAAGAAATACCGGGAGAAGAAGGAAGCGCTGCAGAAGAAGGAAGAGGTCATGACCGCCCTGAAGCGCCAGCAGGCCCTGCCGGTGCATTTCATCGAGGAACTGGCCAACAGCCTTCCGGACGACGTCTGGTTCAAGAAGATCGCCCAGAAGGGAATGATCATCACCATCGAAGGAGAGGGCCGGAACTTCGAGTCCATCAACGCCTTCTACGGGAACCTCCAGTCCCGGACCCGGTGGTTCAAGAAGATCAATTATCCCGGTGCCAAGCGCGGCACCAGCGGGGCCTTCGAATTCACCATCTCCTTCGAACTCCAGAACGCCGTCTGA
- a CDS encoding DnaJ domain-containing protein → MNPFNVLEISPDASPEDIKAAYHRLAKRWHPDRYVGAEKEEAESKFRELAEAFSILKDPAKRLGLQQQMPKPQSPVTAEREPESAQERTPEDWASLAKAAFEEGNVDQARALIHYAIRLDDEKAHYHSLLASILEREGGDLRAVVKALETAVRLAPRDVDSHIRLAHHFQTLGMEARAQRHLQTAREISPNHPKLRMPAPKGPKGGQGAKGRPAPGQKAKGSAPPKGLLDQLKDLWGRLTGKG, encoded by the coding sequence ATGAATCCCTTCAATGTCCTGGAAATTTCGCCCGACGCCTCGCCCGAGGACATCAAGGCCGCGTACCACCGGCTTGCCAAGCGCTGGCACCCGGATCGCTATGTCGGGGCCGAGAAGGAGGAGGCCGAATCGAAGTTCCGCGAACTGGCCGAGGCATTCAGCATCCTAAAGGATCCGGCCAAACGGCTGGGGCTGCAGCAGCAGATGCCGAAACCCCAATCTCCCGTCACCGCGGAACGGGAACCCGAGTCCGCGCAGGAACGGACCCCCGAAGACTGGGCCTCCCTGGCGAAGGCTGCCTTCGAAGAGGGGAATGTCGATCAGGCGCGCGCGCTCATCCACTACGCGATCCGCTTGGACGATGAGAAGGCGCACTATCACTCCCTGCTCGCCTCCATCCTCGAGCGGGAAGGGGGGGATCTCCGCGCCGTGGTGAAGGCGCTCGAGACGGCCGTGCGCCTCGCGCCCCGCGACGTGGACAGCCACATCCGCCTTGCCCACCATTTCCAGACCCTGGGCATGGAGGCCCGGGCTCAGCGCCACCTCCAGACGGCCCGCGAGATCTCCCCCAATCACCCGAAGCTGCGCATGCCGGCCCCCAAAGGGCCAAAAGGTGGCCAGGGAGCCAAGGGGAGGCCCGCCCCGGGCCAGAAGGCCAAGGGATCTGCACCGCCCAAGGGCCTCCTCGATCAACTAAAGGACCTGTGGGGCCGACTGACGGGAAAGGGTTGA
- a CDS encoding replicative DNA helicase: MADWLPERLPEDIDAERSFLATCCAPGAGFVASEAVFTLAEEDFVHPSHRAVFRALKTLIEAQVEVNSLTLKDALDQDDSLNKVGGYPGLVELLAGEDVERPQVLADVIRRKAKLRRLVHLGAQLVRQAAEEDEAPEVLVDQTAQSLFHLAQGDAKARGLLSIQAVADDTMERLSDRMEGRLSPGVRVGFARFDELTQGFQPGNLIVLAARPGIGKTALALNWILRAAQDRDGRPGHCGAFFSLEMSHEEVFMRLLAAKSQTNMKDLQSGRATGRMNDVMKARDELTQMPLFICDRASITVPQIQNMIVKQGSQSNRRVEFVIIDYLQLLSSPEGSRGAKQNEAVRIGEISRGLKLMAKDFGIPVVVLSQLNREVEHRTGGRPQLSDLRDSGAIEQDADMVAFIHRKMMPSATEEPDPSAELIVAKHRNGPTAIIQLHFQGEYAMYREMVRETASYG, from the coding sequence ATGGCGGACTGGCTTCCGGAACGGCTTCCGGAGGATATCGACGCGGAGCGGTCCTTCCTGGCGACCTGCTGTGCTCCCGGGGCCGGTTTCGTGGCCAGCGAGGCGGTATTCACGCTGGCCGAGGAGGACTTCGTCCACCCTTCGCACCGAGCGGTGTTCCGGGCCCTGAAGACCCTCATCGAGGCCCAGGTCGAGGTCAACTCCCTCACCCTGAAGGATGCCCTGGACCAGGACGACAGCCTGAACAAAGTGGGCGGTTATCCTGGGCTGGTCGAGCTCCTGGCGGGAGAGGACGTGGAGCGGCCCCAGGTGCTGGCGGACGTGATCCGTCGCAAGGCCAAGCTCCGGCGGCTGGTGCATCTGGGCGCCCAGCTGGTGCGCCAGGCCGCCGAAGAGGACGAGGCGCCTGAAGTGCTGGTCGACCAGACGGCCCAGAGCCTCTTCCACCTGGCTCAGGGCGACGCCAAGGCCCGGGGCCTGCTCAGCATCCAGGCCGTTGCCGATGACACGATGGAGCGGCTGTCGGACCGGATGGAGGGTCGTCTGTCCCCGGGTGTACGCGTGGGATTCGCCCGTTTCGATGAGCTCACCCAGGGCTTCCAGCCTGGCAACCTCATCGTCCTGGCGGCGAGACCGGGCATCGGCAAGACCGCCCTGGCCCTGAACTGGATCCTGCGGGCGGCCCAGGATCGGGATGGCCGCCCGGGGCATTGTGGCGCTTTCTTCAGCCTGGAGATGAGCCACGAGGAGGTCTTCATGCGCCTGCTCGCCGCCAAGAGCCAGACCAACATGAAGGACCTCCAATCCGGTCGCGCCACCGGCCGCATGAACGACGTGATGAAGGCGCGGGACGAGCTGACCCAGATGCCCCTGTTCATCTGCGATCGGGCCTCGATCACGGTGCCGCAGATCCAGAACATGATCGTGAAACAGGGCAGCCAGAGCAACCGGCGGGTGGAGTTCGTCATCATAGACTACCTGCAGCTGCTCAGCAGCCCGGAGGGGAGCCGCGGCGCCAAGCAGAACGAGGCCGTCCGCATCGGCGAGATCAGCCGTGGCCTCAAGCTCATGGCCAAGGACTTCGGCATCCCCGTGGTGGTGCTGTCCCAGCTGAACCGCGAGGTCGAACACCGCACCGGCGGGCGCCCCCAGCTCAGCGACCTCCGGGATTCCGGCGCCATCGAGCAGGACGCGGACATGGTGGCTTTCATCCACCGGAAGATGATGCCCTCGGCCACCGAGGAGCCGGACCCATCGGCGGAACTCATCGTGGCCAAGCACCGCAACGGCCCCACCGCCATCATCCAGCTGCACTTCCAGGGCGAGTACGCCATGTACCGGGAGATGGTGCGGGAAACCGCATCCTACGGATAG
- a CDS encoding Stp1/IreP family PP2C-type Ser/Thr phosphatase: MGIRAAGVTDVGCVRKHNEDSFLSDPGLGLFIVADGLGGHAAGEVASQIVVETVARFVGETLEKDRTWPVEYDPTLSYDGNRLKVALLLSDQAIADDIRRNPERETMGSTVVAGLFHGPKVTLAHVGDSRAYVLGPEGIRQVTRDHSWVAEQVANGILTPSEARVHPFRNVITQALGNGGELDVELQDLELSKSERLLLCSDGLSGMIGDKQIWDIVEQSNDIQHAVESLISAAREHGGEDNITAVLVGWESEEA, from the coding sequence ATGGGGATCCGCGCCGCGGGCGTTACCGATGTGGGTTGTGTCCGGAAACACAACGAAGACAGTTTCCTTTCGGATCCGGGCCTGGGGCTCTTCATCGTGGCCGATGGCCTGGGCGGTCATGCCGCCGGTGAAGTCGCCAGCCAGATCGTGGTGGAGACCGTGGCCCGCTTCGTCGGGGAGACGCTCGAGAAGGATCGGACCTGGCCCGTGGAGTACGATCCAACCCTTTCCTACGACGGCAACCGGTTGAAGGTGGCGCTGCTCCTGTCGGATCAGGCCATCGCCGACGACATCCGGCGCAACCCCGAACGGGAGACCATGGGATCGACCGTGGTGGCCGGCCTCTTCCATGGTCCGAAGGTCACCCTGGCCCATGTGGGGGACAGTCGCGCCTATGTGCTCGGGCCGGAAGGCATCCGTCAGGTGACCCGCGACCACAGCTGGGTGGCCGAGCAGGTGGCCAATGGGATCCTGACCCCCTCCGAGGCGAGGGTCCATCCCTTCCGGAACGTGATCACCCAGGCCCTGGGCAATGGCGGGGAGCTGGATGTGGAACTGCAGGATCTGGAACTTTCCAAATCGGAGCGACTTTTGCTTTGCTCCGATGGCCTGTCAGGAATGATCGGCGACAAACAGATCTGGGACATCGTGGAGCAATCCAATGATATCCAACATGCTGTTGAATCATTGATTTCAGCGGCCAGGGAACACGGAGGCGAGGACAATATCACAGCCGTCCTGGTGGGCTGGGAATCCGAGGAAGCCTAA
- a CDS encoding dihydrolipoamide acetyltransferase family protein → MAFDVVMPQMGESIAEATVLKWHKQVGEAIAKDDTLYEISTDKVDAEIPAPAAGTLLEILVDVNVTVPVGTVVARIGDASEKPAGAPALLPPATPVEQVAAAAIIQAPLEDENSLEGRLKAKSSPLVREMAKQHGVDLAKVQGTGQAGRVTKEDLEAFLAKSPAAPAPSIAPALPAVHDPSAPTMGITPALAVPPTPVAPAFAPGERVKVEPMSRMRKIIADGMVASKRTSAHVYTVFEIDMTHVAQLRNKHKQAFGSQFGTKLSFMPFVMMAACKALRAYPVANASVDGDNIVYKQDINLGIAVSLDWGLIVPVVKNADMMNLGGLARSLNDLAERARTKQLKPDEISGGTFTITNPGVYGDTFGLPIINQPQVAIQGVGAIVKRPVVITGPDGTDFIAIRQMMFSSLGFDHRIIDGATGDLFMAFVKKELETSTFGLE, encoded by the coding sequence ATGGCCTTTGACGTCGTCATGCCCCAGATGGGCGAGAGCATCGCCGAAGCCACTGTGCTGAAGTGGCACAAGCAGGTGGGAGAGGCGATCGCCAAGGACGACACCCTCTACGAGATCAGCACGGACAAGGTGGACGCGGAGATCCCGGCTCCCGCCGCCGGCACCTTGCTGGAAATCCTCGTGGACGTGAACGTCACCGTTCCCGTGGGCACCGTGGTCGCCCGCATCGGCGATGCCTCGGAAAAGCCGGCGGGCGCCCCGGCTTTGCTCCCCCCGGCCACTCCGGTGGAACAGGTCGCAGCCGCAGCCATCATCCAGGCACCCCTGGAGGATGAGAACAGCCTCGAGGGCCGCCTGAAAGCCAAGAGCAGCCCCCTGGTCCGTGAGATGGCCAAACAGCATGGCGTGGATCTCGCGAAGGTCCAGGGAACCGGCCAAGCCGGTCGCGTCACCAAGGAGGACCTCGAGGCCTTCCTCGCCAAGAGCCCTGCAGCGCCGGCTCCGTCCATCGCCCCCGCCCTGCCGGCAGTCCATGACCCCTCCGCGCCGACCATGGGGATCACCCCGGCCCTGGCCGTCCCACCCACTCCCGTGGCCCCGGCCTTTGCACCAGGCGAGCGGGTCAAGGTCGAGCCCATGAGCCGCATGCGGAAGATCATCGCCGACGGCATGGTGGCCAGCAAGCGCACCTCGGCCCACGTCTACACGGTCTTCGAGATCGACATGACGCACGTGGCCCAGCTGCGCAACAAGCACAAGCAGGCCTTCGGATCCCAGTTCGGCACCAAGCTCAGCTTCATGCCCTTCGTGATGATGGCCGCCTGCAAGGCCCTGCGCGCCTATCCCGTGGCCAATGCCTCCGTGGACGGCGACAACATCGTCTACAAGCAGGACATCAACCTGGGCATCGCCGTGAGCCTGGACTGGGGCCTCATCGTGCCCGTGGTCAAGAACGCCGACATGATGAACCTGGGGGGCCTGGCCCGCAGCCTCAACGATCTGGCCGAGCGCGCCCGCACCAAGCAGTTGAAGCCCGACGAGATCAGCGGCGGTACCTTCACCATCACCAACCCCGGCGTCTACGGCGACACCTTCGGTTTGCCCATCATCAACCAGCCCCAGGTGGCCATCCAGGGCGTGGGCGCCATCGTGAAGCGTCCCGTGGTCATCACTGGCCCCGACGGCACCGACTTCATCGCCATCCGCCAGATGATGTTCAGCAGCCTGGGCTTCGATCACCGGATCATCGACGGCGCCACCGGCGACCTCTTCATGGCTTTTGTGAAGAAGGAGCTGGAGACTTCGACTTTCGGGTTGGAGTAG
- the gatA gene encoding Asp-tRNA(Asn)/Glu-tRNA(Gln) amidotransferase subunit GatA has protein sequence MAAGTAVDWREGLDAGDVSSEILVKTAFERIRRLDPLLGAILAVNEERSLQLARAADARLRAGERSPVLGLPIVLKDNLNWRGLPVSCGSRVLDGYMTPYDATVVDRLLQAGAVPVAKANMDEFAMGSSGEYSAFGPARNPWDTTRVPGGSSSGSVVAVAAGYAPLALGSDTGGSVRLPASFCNVTALRPTYGVLSRFGLTAMASSLDQVGPIAATAADLALALGAMVGRDPLDSTSSDLPGAERLASFRPKDLKGLRIGLPREYFGDGLEAGVRSLLEGALRVYADQGAEIREVSLPHTRYAIDTYYLICTSEVSSNLSRFDGVRYGHRAKGGNLREMIAETRDEGLGAEVKRRILLGAFCLSKGYYDAFYLKAMKARTLIARDFEQVFESVDVLATPVSPGVAFPFGVKTEDPMAMYLADAFTVTAPLAGLPCLSMPAGFTAGLPAGIQLIGPAFSDVMLLETAHAFQLLTTHHLEIPPPLSA, from the coding sequence ATGGCGGCAGGCACGGCGGTGGATTGGCGCGAAGGCCTCGATGCCGGCGACGTGTCCTCCGAAATCCTGGTCAAGACAGCCTTCGAGCGCATCCGCAGGCTGGACCCGCTCCTCGGCGCGATCCTCGCCGTGAATGAAGAACGCAGCCTCCAGCTCGCCCGGGCCGCCGATGCGCGGCTGCGGGCCGGAGAACGCTCTCCCGTGCTGGGTCTGCCCATCGTGCTCAAGGACAACCTGAACTGGAGGGGGCTCCCGGTTTCCTGCGGCTCCCGGGTGCTCGACGGCTACATGACGCCGTACGACGCCACGGTCGTGGATCGCCTCCTCCAGGCCGGGGCGGTACCCGTGGCCAAGGCCAACATGGATGAGTTCGCCATGGGTTCCAGTGGCGAATACAGCGCCTTCGGGCCGGCCCGCAATCCCTGGGACACAACGCGGGTCCCCGGAGGCAGCAGCAGCGGTTCGGTGGTCGCCGTGGCAGCGGGCTATGCCCCCCTGGCTCTCGGAAGCGACACCGGGGGTTCCGTCCGCCTGCCGGCCAGCTTCTGCAATGTCACCGCCCTGCGCCCGACCTATGGCGTCCTGAGTCGATTCGGCCTGACGGCCATGGCCTCCAGCCTGGATCAGGTCGGGCCGATCGCCGCCACGGCCGCGGACCTGGCTCTGGCCCTGGGCGCCATGGTCGGCCGGGACCCCCTGGACAGCACATCTTCCGACCTTCCTGGCGCGGAACGCTTGGCCTCCTTCCGACCGAAGGACCTCAAGGGGCTCCGCATCGGACTCCCCAGGGAATACTTCGGGGATGGTCTGGAGGCTGGCGTGCGCAGCCTCCTCGAGGGGGCGCTGCGCGTGTACGCCGACCAGGGGGCCGAGATCCGGGAAGTGAGCCTTCCCCACACCCGGTACGCCATCGATACCTATTACCTAATCTGCACCAGCGAAGTCTCCAGCAACCTCAGCCGCTTCGATGGGGTCCGCTATGGTCACCGCGCCAAGGGCGGGAACCTGCGGGAGATGATCGCCGAGACCCGGGACGAGGGCCTGGGCGCCGAGGTCAAGCGCCGCATCCTGCTCGGGGCGTTCTGCCTTTCCAAGGGCTACTACGACGCCTTCTACCTCAAGGCCATGAAGGCCCGGACCCTCATCGCCAGGGACTTCGAGCAGGTCTTCGAGTCGGTGGACGTGCTTGCCACCCCGGTCAGCCCCGGGGTGGCCTTCCCTTTCGGAGTCAAGACAGAGGACCCCATGGCCATGTACCTCGCGGATGCCTTCACGGTGACCGCTCCCCTGGCTGGGCTACCCTGCCTGTCCATGCCCGCAGGATTCACCGCGGGGCTGCCGGCCGGCATCCAACTCATCGGACCCGCTTTCTCGGATGTCATGCTGCTTGAGACGGCCCACGCCTTCCAGCTGCTCACCACCCACCACCTCGAGATCCCCCCCCCCCTTTCCGCATAG